One window from the genome of Candidatus Binataceae bacterium encodes:
- a CDS encoding LLM class flavin-dependent oxidoreductase, which yields MDFGFVFLSTPEAYKDVALAERLGFSHAWLYDSQMLCADVYAALALVAANTKKIKIGPGVTNPSSRIAPVTANAMATINAIAPGRVILGIGTGNTARRTLGMPAAKVSEMREHIDICRGLMAGKTVPYHEGERHRQIKFLNPKTGWLNLKDKIPIYAAASGLKSFEMAGEVADGVIMFGAVGPSLVNFVMSKVRAGAERAGRNPKRIYSLVMTTMHLTRPGEKLESPAVRRAVGPFVVSASNLFALAANEPGELPDDLRADLLTFRDAYRAPDESAETRHLKLYSGYLTTFKKEHERLVTEKMIRETTLTGTPDEVVAAVRRMEKAGINQVAIQPVSDIRKTIEVFAKHVIRPLNRR from the coding sequence ATGGATTTCGGCTTTGTGTTTCTCTCCACTCCCGAGGCCTACAAAGACGTCGCGCTCGCCGAGCGCCTGGGCTTCTCGCACGCCTGGCTTTACGACAGCCAGATGCTCTGTGCCGACGTCTATGCAGCCCTGGCGCTGGTCGCTGCCAACACCAAGAAAATCAAAATCGGACCGGGCGTCACCAACCCGTCATCGCGGATCGCCCCCGTGACTGCCAACGCGATGGCCACCATCAACGCCATCGCGCCGGGCCGCGTCATCCTTGGCATCGGCACCGGCAACACCGCCCGCCGCACGCTCGGGATGCCCGCGGCCAAGGTCTCCGAGATGCGCGAGCATATCGACATCTGTCGCGGTCTGATGGCCGGCAAGACCGTCCCCTACCACGAGGGCGAGCGTCATCGGCAAATCAAGTTCCTGAATCCCAAAACCGGCTGGCTCAATCTCAAGGACAAGATTCCGATCTACGCCGCCGCCAGCGGGCTCAAGAGCTTTGAGATGGCGGGTGAAGTCGCCGACGGCGTCATCATGTTCGGCGCGGTCGGGCCGAGTCTCGTCAACTTCGTGATGAGCAAGGTGCGCGCGGGCGCCGAGCGCGCCGGCCGCAACCCCAAACGCATCTACTCGCTGGTGATGACCACGATGCATCTGACCAGGCCCGGTGAAAAACTCGAATCGCCGGCTGTGCGCCGCGCGGTTGGACCCTTCGTCGTCTCGGCGTCGAATCTCTTCGCGCTCGCAGCTAACGAGCCCGGCGAACTACCCGACGACCTCCGCGCCGACCTCCTGACCTTCCGCGACGCCTATCGCGCGCCGGACGAATCCGCTGAAACCCGTCATTTGAAGCTCTACTCCGGCTACCTGACCACCTTCAAAAAAGAGCACGAGCGCCTGGTCACCGAGAAAATGATCCGCGAGACCACCCTGACCGGCACGCCGGACGAGGTCGTCGCGGCGGTCCGCCGGATGGAAAAAGCCGGGATCAACCAGGTCGCGATTCAGCCGGTATCCGACATTCGCAAAACTATCGAGGTCTTTGCGAAGCACGTGATCCGCCCGCTTAACCGGCGCTAA
- a CDS encoding cytidylate kinase-like family protein, with amino-acid sequence MTQQIGTRYLELGKLTAERLGYRFLTSDQVIAEASRVYHIPPEHAVINDERRPHFWERLKTDTERFVQFFRAQVLKEMAADRLVVVGRSVTHMLPDTACGLRVRLTAPFSERVKIVAAEEKLAQAVAERRVRDYDREMRARIQTLLNVDMDEPGNFTMVLNTFALPLDTLAGMLAGLAEEIDRTATPESWRQLRDAALAAEVRAALMVHPKIGRSPLEVQCAAGVVQVNGPGLVPPWDGLISDVARQVAGVRAVEVNADEQPIPVRPN; translated from the coding sequence ATGACCCAGCAAATTGGCACGCGCTATCTCGAACTCGGTAAGCTCACCGCCGAAAGGTTGGGCTATCGCTTCCTGACCAGCGATCAGGTGATCGCCGAGGCCTCGCGCGTTTATCATATCCCGCCGGAGCATGCCGTCATAAACGACGAACGGCGTCCACACTTCTGGGAACGGCTGAAAACCGACACCGAACGCTTCGTCCAGTTTTTTCGCGCGCAGGTGCTCAAGGAGATGGCCGCCGACCGTCTCGTCGTCGTCGGCCGCTCGGTGACCCATATGCTGCCTGACACGGCCTGCGGTTTGCGCGTCCGCTTGACGGCGCCATTCAGCGAACGCGTGAAGATCGTTGCCGCCGAGGAGAAGCTCGCCCAAGCGGTGGCCGAGCGCCGCGTGCGTGATTACGACCGTGAGATGCGCGCACGCATCCAGACTTTGCTCAACGTCGATATGGACGAGCCCGGCAACTTCACTATGGTCCTCAACACTTTCGCTTTGCCGCTCGATACATTGGCCGGGATGCTCGCCGGCCTCGCCGAGGAGATTGATCGCACCGCGACGCCCGAGAGCTGGCGGCAATTGCGCGACGCCGCCCTTGCCGCCGAAGTCCGCGCCGCCCTGATGGTTCATCCCAAGATCGGCCGCTCGCCACTCGAAGTCCAATGCGCCGCGGGAGTTGTGCAGGTCAACGGCCCGGGGCTGGTCCCGCCATGGGACGGGCTCATCAGCGACGTCGCGCGCCAGGTCGCCGGCGTGCGCGCGGTCGAGGTCAACGCCGACGAACAACCTATCCCGGTCCGCCCAAACTGA
- a CDS encoding phosphatidylglycerophosphatase A, with translation MRRLVTFLATGGYLGYLPLMPGTFGATLGLFLSWWLCAPLWTRSPAAFLMLFGVLFVAGCFIAGSAEQDFADHDAAQIVLDEVFGMIATMFLNPGGWLVLLGGFALFRAFDIIKPWPVSYFDRLHGGTGVMLDDLAAAIYANLVLQIVRRVV, from the coding sequence GTGCGCAGGCTCGTAACCTTCCTCGCGACTGGCGGCTATCTCGGCTACTTGCCGCTGATGCCTGGGACCTTCGGCGCCACTCTCGGCCTCTTCCTGAGTTGGTGGCTCTGCGCGCCACTCTGGACGCGCTCGCCCGCCGCCTTCCTGATGCTCTTCGGCGTGCTGTTCGTCGCGGGATGCTTCATCGCGGGATCGGCGGAGCAGGATTTTGCCGACCACGACGCCGCGCAAATCGTGCTCGACGAAGTCTTCGGCATGATCGCCACGATGTTTCTCAACCCGGGCGGCTGGCTCGTGCTGCTCGGCGGCTTCGCGCTCTTCCGCGCCTTCGATATTATCAAGCCGTGGCCGGTCAGCTATTTCGATCGCCTGCATGGCGGCACGGGCGTGATGCTTGACGATTTGGCCGCAGCCATCTATGCCAACCTCGTGCTACAGATAGTTCGGCGCGTCGTCTAG